CCACAGTTCGCGGTGACCTCCGCGTCGATGATGCACCGGTTCCGCCCCGCCTCCTTCGCCAGGTAAAGCGCCCGGTCCGCGTTGCGAATCAGCAGGGCGGGATCCGACGGCTGGTCGGGATTGGCCACCGCGCCGCCGATACTCACACTGACGCGAATCTCCACTCCCTCATTCAAGATGGGTTTCGCCGCCACGCGCGCGCGGATTCGTTCCGCGATGCAGCCCAGCATGTCGCCCGAACAATCGGGCAGGACAACCAGGAATTCCTCTCCACCATAGCGGCCGACTTTGTCGTAACAGCGGACCGCGTGGACAACACGGCCGGCAACTTCAGCCAGGACGGCATCTCCGACCTGGTGGCCGTGGGTATCATTAATAACTTTGAATCGGTCCAGGTCCAGCATGAGAGCGCCGACGCACATCCCCATTCTGGCCCCGCGCACCATTTCCTCCTGCAGCAGTTGCAGGATATGGCGGCGGTTCCAGATCCCGGTCAACGCATCATGAGTGGCTCGAAAACGCAGTTGCTCCCGCGACCGCAGCAGTTCGTCCTGCAGCCGTAGAATGCGGGTGCCCACCTGCATGCGCGCGCGCAGCTCGTTGGCCTCCAGCGGCTTGATCAGGTAATCGTCCGCTCCCGCATCGAGCGCATCGATGGCGTCTTGCTTGGCCGCCTTTGACGTGACCACGATGATGTAAGAGTATGCCTCCCGCTGCAGCGCGCGTACTCGCCGGCAGATCTCGACCCCGTCCAGGCCCGGCATCATCCAATCCAGCAGTACCAGCCGCGGGTGATGATCGGCCTGCAGCTCGCTCCAGGCAGCGGCACCGTCTTCGGCCAACGTTACCTTGTAGTCCCACCCCTGCAGCCAACTTTGCAAGAGATGGCGGTAGACCGG
The sequence above is drawn from the Terriglobales bacterium genome and encodes:
- a CDS encoding diguanylate cyclase — its product is MAEDDPVYRHLLQSWLQGWDYKVTLAEDGAAAWSELQADHHPRLVLLDWMMPGLDGVEICRRVRALQREAYSYIIVVTSKAAKQDAIDALDAGADDYLIKPLEANELRARMQVGTRILRLQDELLRSREQLRFRATHDALTGIWNRRHILQLLQEEMVRGARMGMCVGALMLDLDRFKVINDTHGHQVGDAVLAEVAGRVVHAVRCYDKVGRYGGEEFLVVLPDCSGDMLGCIAERIRARVAAKPILNEGVEIRVSVSIGGAVANPDQPSDPALLIRNADRALYLAKEAGRNRCIIDAEVTANCG